In Pseudomonas sp. P5_109, the genomic window TGACCGGGGCCAGCTTACAAATGAAGGAATGAATGTCGTGGAGATATTCAAAAAAAAAGGCTTGATGTGCCTCCTGCTGATCGCGAGCGCTGCCGGCACTGTTCTCAGTTTCAACGTTCAAGCCGAAGGCAACGGTGTCATCGTGCTTGATCGTACCGTTCACCCAACGCTCATCGGTCGCAGTGGCGGCAGGGATCCGAACCCGGCCACCATCAGTGCCAATCCTTCTGCCCGCGTCACCGGGGAACTCAGCGACGCCGATATCGCCGGGGTAACCACCGGAACGACCCCTCATAACAACTTCGGGCAAAACCCGGGCGGCATGCAAGGCCTGAATGTCGTCACCAACCCCAACGGTTTGCCTGGCATGTCCGTCGGACACGGTGGTGGCAGTGGCGGCGCCATTTCCGGAACAATCAACCGCGCCATGAGCACCGGCCTGGGCTCACTGGGCAGAATGGCGGGGGGGCAATGAGATGGATCGTTCCCTTCTTTTACCTGCCCTGTTAACTGCCCTGCTACTTGCCCTGCTCGGCGGCACCAGCGTGATGGCCGATTCGGGCGTCAGCTCGGTGAACAACGCCACCCTCCTGGATTCCGGTGCCCAATACCGAGGTAACTTCAGCGTCAACCAGGCGGCAGGTGATCAACAGCAGCAGGCCAACGTCCGCGCGATCGCCATTGGTACCGAAGTCGGCGCGACCACCAGCGTCAGGCAGAAAATCACCACGCCCGCCAATCCGTCGATGGATGCGACGGCCAATATCGGCGGCACCTCTTTCAGTAATGGCAACGGCGTACTGGGCGTCAACCAGAGTGCCGGGGCGAACAACCAGATGGCCAACGCCCTGCGTATCAGCATCGGCGCTGCACCGCAAGCCATCGACGACAGCACTCTTTCTCAACAGAACGTGGCGTTGCTACCGGGCTCGGGAGCAACTGGCACACCAAACGGCAGTCGCCAGGTCGTGACGAGCGACCAGGCCTTCACTGGCAGCCGGGGCGTGATCCAGGTGAACCAAAGTGCCGGGGTGGGGAACCGAATGGCTAACACCCTGAGTATCCGGGTCTCTGACTGACCCCCGATACAGTGCGAATGGGGAAGTACCAACACTTGACCAACAAATGAGCACGGAGAATCACCATGAACCCGACAACTGCTCTCAAACCACTGGCTTTCGCCCTGGCAGCAGTGATGGCATTCGCAGCCCAGGCTGATCCCGTGCAGGGCAATGGACAGGGCGGCAACCAACAGCCTAATGGCCCGTCGCTGGATCAGATTCTGCAGATTACCTCAGGCGCCGGGGCCGCCGTGCTGGACTCGCAGGAAAGCAGTGACAGCGGGGTAGTGAACCGGGGCACCAAAAACGACGCCATAATCGATAACTCCCTGAACAACTCCAACGGCAACATGGGCGCCAACGTTGCAGCCGGTAACGGCAACCAGCAAGACAACGCCGCCGCCCTTGCCACCGCGGACGAAGCCTTCATCTTCGGCTCCGCCGTCACCGTCTCCAGCGCGACTCAGAAGAGCACCGGCAACACC contains:
- a CDS encoding adhesin, which translates into the protein MDRSLLLPALLTALLLALLGGTSVMADSGVSSVNNATLLDSGAQYRGNFSVNQAAGDQQQQANVRAIAIGTEVGATTSVRQKITTPANPSMDATANIGGTSFSNGNGVLGVNQSAGANNQMANALRISIGAAPQAIDDSTLSQQNVALLPGSGATGTPNGSRQVVTSDQAFTGSRGVIQVNQSAGVGNRMANTLSIRVSD